In Candidatus Thermoplasmatota archaeon, the genomic stretch AGATTATACTTTAATATTAATTACCGGTGGTGCCTGTGCTATTGGTTTTTACCTGGCATGGTCCATTGGTGCTAATGATGTTTCAAATGCTATGGCAACGGCAGTTGGTGCCCGTGCAATTACTTATAAGCAAGCAGCCTTAATTGCTGGTGTATTAATTTTTTTTGGTGCAGTCTTTGTTGGACCACATGTTACTGAAACAATAAAAAGTAAAATCATTGATATTAACGTTATTAATAACTCGTTGGTTTTATTATTAGGTTTTATTTCGTCATTATTGGCTGCTGCTATTTGGTCAAGTTTAGCTACTTGGAAAGAAATGCCAATTTCAACAACACATTCAATTATTGGTGCTATGATTGGTTTTGGCATTGTCGCAGGTGGTTTTAATTCTGTGAATTGGTTTGAGGTTGAACGAGTTGCTGCTAGTTGGGTGCTTTCACCATTTAGTGGTTGTATACTTTCTTTTATTGTTTTCCGCATTATTGTAAGATTAATTTTTGTAAGGAGCAATCCTGTTAAATCAACAAAAATTGTTGGACCTTTTATTATTGGTATAACTTTTTTTATAATAACAACTTCTTTGTTATTAAAAACAGAATTGGGTAACAAAATTGGTATTGCAGAATTTGAAAATACTTTTATTGTTTCAATAGTTGTTTCAGTAATTGCTATTTTTTTGTCAATGTTTTTTTTACGTAAAATAGAAACAAAATCAATTAATGATTATGATACTGTTGAAAACATTTTCCGTAGATTACAGGTTATTACTTCTTGTTATGTTGCATTTTCAATAGGTGCAAATGATGTTGCCAATGCCATTGGTCCAGTTGCTGCTATTATTCCTTTGGCAAATAACCAAGGCTTAGATTCAACAACTGAAATCCCAATATTTTTACTTATTATAGGTGGTGTCGGTATGGCTTTTGGTTGTTTAACTTTTGGTTATAAAGTTATGAAAACCATGGGTGAACGTATCACAAAACTTACAAACTCCCGTGGTTTTGCTGTTGATTTTGGTGTTGCAACAACTGTTCTTTTTGCTTCAAAACTTGGTCTTCCAATTTCTACATCTCATACAGCTGTTGGTGCAATTATTGGTGTTGGACTTGCAAGAGGACTTGATGCGGTAGATTTAAAGGTGATTAAAAAAATTATAAATTCTTGGTTGTTAACTTTGCCTATTGCTGCTTTTACTTCATCAGTAATATTTATAGTTATGAAAATAATATTAAAAATATAAGATTATTAAATGAAAGGAGAAAAAATTATGGATAAAGAAATGCATTTCAGGGCACCAGTTTCAGAAGCCTATAGAAGAAAATCACCATTTGATCAGCTACTTGAGCATATGAGTAAAATTAGGGAATGTATAAACATTCTAAGAGATGGGTTAATTCGTTATTATAAAGGTGATTATAAGGATTTTTCACAATTAACTGAAAAGGTTTCATCACTTGAGCATGAGGCTGATATTATCAAAGGAAATCTAAGAAATCATCTTCCTAGTTCACTGTTTATGCCGGTTGATAAAGGAAAATTTTTATGGGCTTTACGTGAACAAGATGCTATATTAGATCATGCTGAAAATCTTGTTCAAATGCTTGATATTAGACATACAAAAATTCCTGATGAACTTAAAGAAATTTTTATTGAACATGCTAAGTTGGTAGTAAAAACAGTTGTTGCAATGGAGGAAGCTGTGGAAAGCATAAAAAATCTTGTTGAAACAAGTTTTGTTCAAAAAGAACGGGAACAAACTAAAGAACTTATTCATAAGGTTCATGAATATGAATGGCAGGCTGATCAGAAAAAATATGATGTGACAAAAGGAATTTATAAACTTGAAAAAAAACTAAATCCAATGGATGTGTACCATCTTCTTAAAATAGCAGACTGGGTTGATGATATTGCTGATCATGCAGAAAATGTTGCTGATTGGCTACGCTCGATGATTGCAAAATAATACTTTTTATTTATTTTTTTCATTTATTAGATAATTGATTACTGTTTCTGATATATCTTCTGCGTATTCACCAATTCTTATTACACTATCAACAAAATAACCAATAGAAAGAGCAACAGATCCTTTCTGTTCTAATGCAAAGGCATTTATTTCTTCACATATTTTTTCTAATTTATTTACCGATTCAATATTTTCATTGCAACTATGTATGTCTTTTTTAAAAAATGATGTAATGCTTTTATTAAAAATATCTAGTGAAAGGTAACCTGCATTAATTAATTGATTAATACTTTTTTTATTAAGTTTACTATTTAAAAGAATAGGAATGTTTTCTGATATTTTAACAGTATGATCAGCTATACGTTCAATAATTCTACTGATAAGAAAACATGTTGTAGCAAAATTTGTAGTAATTTCCATTTTTTCTGTTAAGCTTATATTTTGTAAGATAATATTGTATTGTCTAGCTATAAGCCAATTAAGTCTATCGATTTCGTTTTCTCTTAAGGTAATTTCATTTATTAATTCTAGATTTTTACTTTGTAAAGCTTTCATTAAATCTTCATAAACACCTTTAACGATTATATGCATTCGTTTTATTGTTCTATCAAATGACATTTCTGCAGGATTAAGAAGGTCTTTTAAAATTATTGTTGTATCTGTTTCTTCAATCACTTCATGACCTATTGCCATTAAGGTAAATGTGCGTATAACATTAAGAATTGAAGGTGACATTCTTGTAGGTGAGATAATTTTAATTAATGTAAATCCTGAAATATATGCTGCAATAAGACTACGTAATAAACAACTTTGTTTAGTATTTGGGCTTGCTACTATTTCTTTAAATCTTTGTGTTGATTCTTGTATCATTTTTGGAGTTACAAGCAAGGTTCCATCTGATTGTACATAGATACCTAGAGGATCGTTTTTTTTGATTTTTAATGATTTTATCCATTCTTTTGGTAAGGTTAAAACATAAGAGGAACCACCTGTTACTTGAACACGTCTAATTTCCATGGGTTTCACAATTTTTCAAGAAAACTAATTAGATTATAAATATTTCTATAGTTCTATATTCATCTCAATTGTTAATTTATAACATTATATTGTATATAGATAAAATATATATTTTTATTAAAATTACCCTAAAAAGGTGATTAGTATAAATAAAAAAGGATGTAAAGAACAAAAAATTATATTTTTTGGTGTATGCACATTCTTAATACTATTAACTTTAGTATTTAGTGGTTGTTTGCAATCAGAAACACCACAAGAATTAACTATTGTGGTGGTTGGACGAGATAGTGCATCAGGAACACGTGAATTTTTTTGGGAACATGTGATGAAAAAAGAAAATTTTACAAGTAACATGTTAGAAAAAAATTCAAATGGAGCTGTTTATCAAACCGTTTCAACAACAAAAGGAGCAATAGGCTATATTGGATTATGGTATCTAGACGAAAACGTTAAAGCGTTAAAAATTAATGGAATCGAACCAACAGTTGCTAATGTTTTAGCAGGAACTTACCCTATTTCTAGATCATTGAATATGTTTACCAATGGGGAGCCAACTGGAGTTGCACTGGAATTTTTAAAATACATTGATAGCAATGAAGGACAAAAAATTGTAGAAGAAGAAGGATTTGTTCCAAAAACATCAACAGGACCATATGTAAAAGTACAAGGACTAAGCGGTAGCATAACAGTTGTTGGATCAACAACCGTATTACCTGTTGCGCAACTTGCTGCAGAAGAATTTAACAAATTATATGGAACTAACTTGGTAGCAGTAAGTGGAGGAGGATCAAGTGTTGGTGTACAATCAGTTGGGGAAGGAACAGCAACAATAGGTATGGCCTCAAGAGAATTGAAAACAAGCGAATTAGAATCTTATCCAAATCTGATAAAGCATATTGTTTGTAATGATGGAATAGCTGTCATAGTGCATCCAGATAATAATTATGTAAATGATTTAACACTTGAACAATTAAAAGATATCTACATTGGAAAATATACAAACTGGAATGAACTATAAAAACCTTCATAAAAAAATTATTTTTTTTTCCAAAATTCTTTTTAATACAAAACACATGATGTAGCAACTCAAGGAGTATTAAACTGATGAATGTTGATTCAAAAAAGAAAAATATTTTTTCTTTTTCAAAAAAAAATCTAAAAGAAAAAACCATAAAATCTATTTTTTTTATAACAGCAATATTTGGTGTAATAATCATTTTTTCAATTCTTTTTTTTCTATTAAAAGAAACAATACCACTGCCTACTGATTTATGGAGTTTTTTATCAGGAGCAAAATGGAGTCCAACTGAGCAATTAAAATTTGGTACTTACCCTCTTATTGTTGGAACATTACTTGTAACCTTGGGGGCCATGGTTATTGCTATACCCCTAAGCATAGGCGCAGCAATATTTATTTCTGAGATTGCATCACATCGACTTCGATCCATTATTAAACCAGCAATTGAACTTCTTGCTGGAATACCCTCAGTTGTATACGGCTTTTTTGGATTAATTGTTCTTATAACTTGGATAAAAGATTTTTTTGGAGTACCAACAGGTGAGTCTTGGCTTGCAGGTTCAATAATTCTTGGTATAATGGCAATCCCAACAATTACAACTGTTGCAGAAGATGCTTTAAAAGCTGTTCCACGAGATTACAAAGAAGGCTCTCTTGCAATGGGAGCAACAAAATGGCAAACAATAAAACAAGTTGTAATACCATCAGCCTTATCAGGAATTACTGCCGCAATCATTCTTGGAATTGGTCGAGCGGTTGGAGAAACCATGGCTATTTTAATGGTTTGTGGAAATGCAGCAATATTACCCAGTCCATTATGGAATGTGTTTTCACCAATTCGAACACTTACCTCAACCCTGGGAATAGAAACAGCTGAAGTACCGGTTGGGGGTCCTCATTATCATGCGCTTTTTGGTATCGCGGTTATTCTTTTGATTATCACTTTAATTATTAACCTAACTGCAGTTTATCTTTTATCAGTAATACAGAAAAAACATAGTGCTATTAAAAGGCAGAAAAAACAAATTATTTCTATTGCCTTAACTATTAAAATAAAAAAAATTTTTATGTCTATTATTCTTTTTTTCCTACTAATTTTTATTTATATTGTAACAGGTTTAATTGTAACTAGTATTTTCGTATTTATTAGTATTTTCATTTGGTTCTTTATCAAAAAAATATCACAGAAAACTATTCAAAAAATAGCCTTTTCAACAATCACTGCATCAATTATCATTATTGTTATTTTACTTGGCATTATTTTATCTTATATTATTGTTAATGGTATTGGTGTATTAAACTGGGAATTTTTAACAGAAGTGCCACGTAATCTTGGTAGAACAGGAGGTATTTCAACAGCTATTATCGGCACATTATACCTTGTTGCAGGAGCAATAGCAATTGCATTACCAATTGGAGTAGGTGCATCAATTTATCTAACCGAGTATACAAAAGAAAATATTTTGACAAAAATCATTCGCACAGCTGCTGATCTACTTAATGGAACACCATCAATTGTTTTTGGCCTTTTTGGTTTTTCTTTTTTTGTTTTGTATTTAAACTTTGGGTTTTCATTGCTCGCAGGGCAAATAACTTTGGCTTTTATGATAATCCCAACAATTTTAAGAACAACAGAAGAAGCCCTGCGTAGTGTTCCACAATCTATTCGTGAGGGAAGTTATGCAGTTGGTGCAACAAAATGGCAAACCATTAAAAAAGTGGTTTTACCACCAGCAGCACCAGGTATTGTTACAGGAGCGATACTGGGTATTGGAAGAGCTGCTGGTGAAACAGCCCCGATCATGTTTACCGCAGTTGCTTTTTCCTCTTTTTTTCCCTCCTCTTTTTTTGAACCAGTAAACGCATTACCTTACCATTTATTCATTATTGCAACTAATGTACCTGGGTCTGCAGCAAGAGCTGCTGCTGGAGGAACAGCACTTGTTCTTCTACTTCTAGTAATTAGTTTTTATTCTATTGCAATTTTTATTCGTAATCATTATCAAACAAAAATGAAATGGTGAAATCATGGAAAATAAAGAAATAATAAAAACTGTAAACCTAAATTTATGGTATGCAGAAAAACAAGCCTTATTTGACATTAACATTAGTATACCTCCTAATAAAATAACAGCGTTGATTGGTCCTTCAGGTTGCGGAAAATCAACATTAATTAGGTGTTTCAACAGAATGAATGATGTGATTGATAAATGTAAAATAACAGGCAATGTTTTTTTTAATGGAAAAGATATTTATGCATCTGATGCAGATGCTGTTGAGATACGAAAAAAAATTGGCATGGTTTTTCAAAAACCAAATCCTTTCCCAAAAAGCATTTTTGAAAACATAGCATATGGACCACGGGTGCAAGGGATTAATAACAAAAAAGAACTTGAGCAGATTGTTGAAAAAAGTTTGAAAATCGCTGCTTTATGGGATGAGGTTTCTGACAGGCTTTATGAATCAGCAATGGGTCTTTCAGGTGGTCAACAACAAAGGCTGTGCATAGCTCGTGCACTAGCAATAGAACCAGAG encodes the following:
- a CDS encoding inorganic phosphate transporter, translating into MLDYTLILITGGACAIGFYLAWSIGANDVSNAMATAVGARAITYKQAALIAGVLIFFGAVFVGPHVTETIKSKIIDINVINNSLVLLLGFISSLLAAAIWSSLATWKEMPISTTHSIIGAMIGFGIVAGGFNSVNWFEVERVAASWVLSPFSGCILSFIVFRIIVRLIFVRSNPVKSTKIVGPFIIGITFFIITTSLLLKTELGNKIGIAEFENTFIVSIVVSVIAIFLSMFFLRKIETKSINDYDTVENIFRRLQVITSCYVAFSIGANDVANAIGPVAAIIPLANNQGLDSTTEIPIFLLIIGGVGMAFGCLTFGYKVMKTMGERITKLTNSRGFAVDFGVATTVLFASKLGLPISTSHTAVGAIIGVGLARGLDAVDLKVIKKIINSWLLTLPIAAFTSSVIFIVMKIILKI
- a CDS encoding TIGR00153 family protein — its product is MDKEMHFRAPVSEAYRRKSPFDQLLEHMSKIRECINILRDGLIRYYKGDYKDFSQLTEKVSSLEHEADIIKGNLRNHLPSSLFMPVDKGKFLWALREQDAILDHAENLVQMLDIRHTKIPDELKEIFIEHAKLVVKTVVAMEEAVESIKNLVETSFVQKEREQTKELIHKVHEYEWQADQKKYDVTKGIYKLEKKLNPMDVYHLLKIADWVDDIADHAENVADWLRSMIAK
- a CDS encoding PhoU domain-containing protein; protein product: MEIRRVQVTGGSSYVLTLPKEWIKSLKIKKNDPLGIYVQSDGTLLVTPKMIQESTQRFKEIVASPNTKQSCLLRSLIAAYISGFTLIKIISPTRMSPSILNVIRTFTLMAIGHEVIEETDTTIILKDLLNPAEMSFDRTIKRMHIIVKGVYEDLMKALQSKNLELINEITLRENEIDRLNWLIARQYNIILQNISLTEKMEITTNFATTCFLISRIIERIADHTVKISENIPILLNSKLNKKSINQLINAGYLSLDIFNKSITSFFKKDIHSCNENIESVNKLEKICEEINAFALEQKGSVALSIGYFVDSVIRIGEYAEDISETVINYLINEKNK
- a CDS encoding substrate-binding domain-containing protein, whose amino-acid sequence is MISINKKGCKEQKIIFFGVCTFLILLTLVFSGCLQSETPQELTIVVVGRDSASGTREFFWEHVMKKENFTSNMLEKNSNGAVYQTVSTTKGAIGYIGLWYLDENVKALKINGIEPTVANVLAGTYPISRSLNMFTNGEPTGVALEFLKYIDSNEGQKIVEEEGFVPKTSTGPYVKVQGLSGSITVVGSTTVLPVAQLAAEEFNKLYGTNLVAVSGGGSSVGVQSVGEGTATIGMASRELKTSELESYPNLIKHIVCNDGIAVIVHPDNNYVNDLTLEQLKDIYIGKYTNWNEL
- the pstA gene encoding phosphate ABC transporter permease PstA, encoding MNVDSKKKNIFSFSKKNLKEKTIKSIFFITAIFGVIIIFSILFFLLKETIPLPTDLWSFLSGAKWSPTEQLKFGTYPLIVGTLLVTLGAMVIAIPLSIGAAIFISEIASHRLRSIIKPAIELLAGIPSVVYGFFGLIVLITWIKDFFGVPTGESWLAGSIILGIMAIPTITTVAEDALKAVPRDYKEGSLAMGATKWQTIKQVVIPSALSGITAAIILGIGRAVGETMAILMVCGNAAILPSPLWNVFSPIRTLTSTLGIETAEVPVGGPHYHALFGIAVILLIITLIINLTAVYLLSVIQKKHSAIKRQKKQIISIALTIKIKKIFMSIILFFLLIFIYIVTGLIVTSIFVFISIFIWFFIKKISQKTIQKIAFSTITASIIIIVILLGIILSYIIVNGIGVLNWEFLTEVPRNLGRTGGISTAIIGTLYLVAGAIAIALPIGVGASIYLTEYTKENILTKIIRTAADLLNGTPSIVFGLFGFSFFVLYLNFGFSLLAGQITLAFMIIPTILRTTEEALRSVPQSIREGSYAVGATKWQTIKKVVLPPAAPGIVTGAILGIGRAAGETAPIMFTAVAFSSFFPSSFFEPVNALPYHLFIIATNVPGSAARAAAGGTALVLLLLVISFYSIAIFIRNHYQTKMKW
- the pstB gene encoding phosphate ABC transporter ATP-binding protein PstB, which codes for MENKEIIKTVNLNLWYAEKQALFDINISIPPNKITALIGPSGCGKSTLIRCFNRMNDVIDKCKITGNVFFNGKDIYASDADAVEIRKKIGMVFQKPNPFPKSIFENIAYGPRVQGINNKKELEQIVEKSLKIAALWDEVSDRLYESAMGLSGGQQQRLCIARALAIEPEIILMDEPCSSLDPIATAKIEDLMLKLKKKYTVIIVTHNMQQAARVSDYTAYMYLGKLIEFGPTKQIFENPKEELTEKYITGRFG